One Ictalurus punctatus breed USDA103 chromosome 21, Coco_2.0, whole genome shotgun sequence genomic window carries:
- the LOC108255267 gene encoding protein Hook homolog 3 isoform X2, with product MAMARGQRWTPQTQLPPKVSLSEAEEKYELESCARLENEKPELLSDVNALQDSVQELKKELSEARKRNDELEMECNKKSQELQLLQIQHNAIKTHLRKECEEERRAHSDLKSQYNQSMKTLTQTEVCLAEVEEKNVCERYSNDEIVDHMLELRGKIYHDHKREQMRLESEREILQSQYKEIFQQCDELLMDCRREREAHNILKSQYDHLQCWESEREILQSQYKEILQQCDELLMECVREREAHNILKSQYDNVIETLTHNEELLKYFQISLDEAEEIYWPAMEFSTQLESDLSPAVGGRALGDTQSVTR from the exons GTATCTTTGTCTGAAGCTGAGGAGAAATATGAGCTGGAGTCTTGTGCTCGGCTGGAAAACGAGAAGCCCGAACTGCTGTCTGATGTGAATGCACTGCAAGACTCAGTGCAGGAATTGAAGAAAGAGCTCTCTGAAGCCCGGAAAAGGAATGATGAGCTagaaatg GAgtgtaataaaaaaagtcaGGAGTTGCAGTTGCTGCAGATCCAGCACAATGCGATTAAGACACATTTACGAAAG GAGTGTGAAGAAGAGCGGCGGGCTCACAGCGATCTGAAGTCCCAGTACAATCAGTCGATGAAAACTTTAACACAGACAGAG GTCTGTCTGGCTGAAGTTGAGGAAAAGAATGTTTGTGAAAGGTACTCAAATGATGAAATTGTAGATCACATGCTTGAACTGCGAGGAAAAATCTACCATGACCATAAGCGTGAACAAATGAGGCTG GAATCTGAGCGAGAGATCTTGCAGTCACAGTACAAAGAGATATTCCAACAGTGTGATGAGTTACTAATG GACTGTAGGCGAGAACGGGAGGCTCACAATATCCTCAAGTCACAGTATGATCATCTGCAGTGTTGG GAATCTGAGCGAGAGATTTTGCAGTCACAGTACAAAGAGATATTACAACAGTGTGATGAGTTACTAATG GAGTGTGTGCGAGAACGGGAGGCTCACAATATCCTGAAGTCACAGTACGATAATGTGATAGAAACGTTAACACACAACGAGGAGTTGTTAaag TACTTCCAGATCTCCTTGGATGAAGCTGAGGAAATATACTGGCCTGCAATGGAGTTCAGTACTCAGCTGGAGTCTGACCTCAGTCCAGCAGTAGGAGGAAGAGCTCTGGGAGACACACAAAGTGTGACGAGATAA